Genomic segment of Candidatus Methylomirabilota bacterium:
AGCGCCTCGAGAAGCGCGTCGAGGAGCTGAACCGCGGACGCCAGAAGAAGGTGCTGAAGACCTGGGCGCGACGGTCGACGATCTCGCCCGAGTTCGTGGGCCACACCCTCGCGGTGCACAACGGCAAGAAGTTCATTCCGGTCTACATCACCGAGAACATGGTGGGACACCGGCTGGGCGAGTTCGCGCTCACCCGCACGTTCAAGGCCCACGGGCAGGCCGAGAAGGCTTCCGCCTCCCCGACCGGCAAGTCCTGATCATGCGCACGCGAGCGACCGCACGCTACATCCGGGTCCCGGCGTCCAAGGCCCGGCTCGTCCTGGACCACATCCGGGGCAAGTCGGTGGGCGAGGCGCTGGCCACGCTCCAGTACACGCCCAAGGCGGCGGGCCGGCTCATCGAGAAGGTGCTGCGCTCGGCTATCGCCAACGCGGAGCACAACCATCAGGTGCGGAACCTGGACGACCTGCGGGTCATCAAGGCGGTGGCCGACGGCGGGCCGTCGATGAAGCGGGTGTCGCCGCGGGCGATGGGCCGCGCCTACTTCATCAAGCACCGCACGAGCCATCTGACCATCGAGCTCAGCGACGAGACGGCCGCTCCGCGCGCCGCGGCGGCGCGGGGAGGCAAGAGGTAGTCATGGGCCAGAAGACGCACCCGATCGGGTTCCGGCTGGGGGCCACGCGCACGTGGAGCTCGCGGTGGTTCGCCACCAAGGGGTACGCGAACCTGCTGCACGAGGACCACAAGATCCGCCGCTTCATCAAGTCGTCGCTGTATCACGCGGGCATCTCGCGCATCGACATCGAGCGCTCGGCCAATCGCGCGCGCATCACGATCTTCACCGCCCGGCCCGGCATCATCATCGGGCGCAAGGGCGCGGAGGTCGAGAAGCTGAAGAACGAGATCCAGACGCGCACCGCCAAGGAGGTCTACCTCAACATCGAAGAGGTGGTCCATCCCGAGCTGGACGCGCAGCTGGTGGCCGAGAACGTGGCCCTGCAGCTCCAGAAGCGGGTGGCCTTCCGTCGCGCGATGAAGAAGGCGGTGACCTCCGCCCTGCGCCTGGGCGCCGACGGTATCCGGATCGCGTGCGCGGGCCGGCTGGGCGGCGCCGAGATCGCGCGCCGGGAGTGGTACCGCGACGGCCGGGTGCCGCTGCACACCATCCGCGCCGACATCGACTACGGGCTCGCGGAGGCGCACACCACCTTCGGGGCCATCGGGGTCAAGGTGTGGATCTTCAAGGGTGAGGTGCTCCCCACCCAGAAGACCGCGGCCGAGGGATAAGCCGCCATGCTGATGCCCAAGCGGGTCAAGTACCGGAAGGCCCAGCGCGGCCGGATGAAGGGCAAGGCCCAGCGCGGATCGACGCTGGCCTTCGGAGAGTTCGGGCTGAAGGCGCTCGAGCCGGGCTGGGTCACCAACCGCCAGATCGAGGCGGCGCGCGTGTCCCTGGCCCGCAGCGTCAAGCGCGGCGGGAAGATCTTCATCCGCATCTTCCCGGACAAGCCGGTGACCAAGAAGCCGGCGGAGACGCGCATGGGCAAGGGCAAGGGCAACCCGGAGTTCTGGGTGGCGGTGGTCAAGCCCGGTCGCATCCTCTACGAGATGGAGGGCGTGGACGAGCCGACGGCCCGGGAAGGGTTCCGCCTGGCCGCCCAGAAGATCGGGATCAAGACCAAGTTCGTGACCCGCGTGCGGGCCCTGTGAGGCGCTGAGGCGACCATGAAGGCGGCCAAGTGGCGTGAGATGTCCGACGAGGAGCTGGAGCAGAAAGCCCGCGAGCTCGGAGAGGAGCTCTTCAACCTGAGGTTCCAGCTCTCGATGGGCGTGGCCAAGAACCCGGCGCGGGTGGCGATCGCCCGGCGGGACCTGGCGCGGGCCCAGACCATCCTGCGAGAGCGGGCGCTGCGCATCCCGCGGACGGCGTAGAGGCGGGGGAGGACAGGACAGTGGGCGTCAAGAAGACGCGGGAAGGCGTGGTGGTCAGCGACAAGATGACCAAGACGCGCGTGGTGGTCATCGAGCGCGTGTTCCGTCATCCGCAGTACGAGCGCGTGATCACCCGGTCGAAGCGCCTCAAGGCGCACGACGAGCAGAACGCGAGCAAGGTCGGGGACCGGGTGCTGATCGAGGAGACGCGGCCGCTCTCGAAGGAGAAGCGCTGGCGGATCCTGCAGGTGCTGGCGAGCGCGTCATGATCCAGCCTCGTTCCATGCTGGACGTGGCCGACAACTCCGGCGCCAAGAAGGTCCAGTGCATCCGGGTCATGGGCGGCGCCAACAAGCGTTACGCCTCCCTGGGCGACGTGGTGGTGGTCGCGGTCAAGGAGGCGGTGCCGGACGGGACCGTGAAGAAGGGGGAGGTCGCCCGCGCGGTGGTGGTGCGCACCGTGAAGGAAGTGGGGCGCCGGGATGGCTCCTACATCCGCTTCGACCGCAACGCGGTGGTCCTCCTCAAGGCCGACGACAACCCGGTGGGCACGCGCATCTTCGGGCCGGTGGCCCGCGAGCTGCGGGACAAGCAGTTCACCAAGATCATCTCGCTCGCCCCCGAGGTCATCTAGAGGACGTCATGGCGATCGCGCACGTGCGGAAGGGCGACACGGTGATGGTGGTGGCCGGGAAGGAGCGCGGCAAGAAGGGCAAGGTGCTGCGGGTGATCCCCGAGAAGGGCCGCGTGGTGGTCGAGCGCCTCAACATGATCAAGAAGCACCAGCGGCCCACCCAGAAGGTCCGTCAGGGCGGCATCATCGAGCGCGAGGGCTCGATCCACCTCTCCAACGTGATGCTGGTGGATCCGGGTAGCGACAAGCCCACGCGGGTGGGCATGAAGGCGCTGTCCGACGGCAAGAAGGTCCGCGTGGCCAGACGGTCCGGCGAGATGCTCGACCGAGCGTGAGGACGTGATGGCAGAGCCAAAGAAATCGGACAAGGCACCGGGAGGCAAGGCGGGCGGCGGATCGGCGGGCGGCCGACCCGGCCAGGCGGGCGCGCGCCCGAAGGGCGGCGGCAAGCCGGCCCCGGCGGCGGAGCCCCAAGGGCCGGGCAAGCGGGCCAGCGTCAGCGGAGCAACTCCGCCTCGCATGCGCGACCGCTTCCGCTCCACGGTGGTGCCCGCGATGATGAAGGAGCGCGGCTACGGCAACCCCTTCCAGGTGCCGCGGCTCGAGAAGGTCGTCATCAACATGGGCGTGGGTGAGGGCAAGGAGAATCCGAAGATCCTCGACTTCGCCACCGCGGACCTGCAGGCCATCGCGGGACAGCGGCCGGTGATCACCCGGGCCAAGAAGTCCATCGCCAACTTCAAGCTGCGCGAGAACGTGCCGATCGGCTGCAAGGTCACCCTGCGCGGGCCCCGCATGTACGAGTTCCTGGATCGGCTGGTGAACGTGGCCCTGCCGCGGGTCCGGGACTTCAAGGGCGTGCCCCCCAAGGGCTTCGACGGCCGCGGCAACTACAATATGGGGCTCAAGGAGCAGGTGATCTTTCCGGAGATCGTGTACGACAAGGTCGACAAGGTGCGGGGGATGGACATTACCGTGGTGACTACCGCGCGGACAGACGAGGAGGCGAAGGCGCTCCTCACCCACCTGGGCGTGCCGTTCAGGGAGTCGTAGATGGCCAAGACCTCACTCATCATGAAGCAGCAGCGCACCCCGAAGTACAAGGTGCGCTC
This window contains:
- the rpsS gene encoding 30S ribosomal protein S19; its protein translation is RLEKRVEELNRGRQKKVLKTWARRSTISPEFVGHTLAVHNGKKFIPVYITENMVGHRLGEFALTRTFKAHGQAEKASASPTGKS
- the rplV gene encoding 50S ribosomal protein L22, whose amino-acid sequence is MRTRATARYIRVPASKARLVLDHIRGKSVGEALATLQYTPKAAGRLIEKVLRSAIANAEHNHQVRNLDDLRVIKAVADGGPSMKRVSPRAMGRAYFIKHRTSHLTIELSDETAAPRAAAARGGKR
- the rpsC gene encoding 30S ribosomal protein S3; this translates as MGQKTHPIGFRLGATRTWSSRWFATKGYANLLHEDHKIRRFIKSSLYHAGISRIDIERSANRARITIFTARPGIIIGRKGAEVEKLKNEIQTRTAKEVYLNIEEVVHPELDAQLVAENVALQLQKRVAFRRAMKKAVTSALRLGADGIRIACAGRLGGAEIARREWYRDGRVPLHTIRADIDYGLAEAHTTFGAIGVKVWIFKGEVLPTQKTAAEG
- the rplP gene encoding 50S ribosomal protein L16 produces the protein MLMPKRVKYRKAQRGRMKGKAQRGSTLAFGEFGLKALEPGWVTNRQIEAARVSLARSVKRGGKIFIRIFPDKPVTKKPAETRMGKGKGNPEFWVAVVKPGRILYEMEGVDEPTAREGFRLAAQKIGIKTKFVTRVRAL
- the rpmC gene encoding 50S ribosomal protein L29, whose translation is MKAAKWREMSDEELEQKARELGEELFNLRFQLSMGVAKNPARVAIARRDLARAQTILRERALRIPRTA
- the rpsQ gene encoding 30S ribosomal protein S17, which produces MGVKKTREGVVVSDKMTKTRVVVIERVFRHPQYERVITRSKRLKAHDEQNASKVGDRVLIEETRPLSKEKRWRILQVLASAS
- the rplN gene encoding 50S ribosomal protein L14, encoding MIQPRSMLDVADNSGAKKVQCIRVMGGANKRYASLGDVVVVAVKEAVPDGTVKKGEVARAVVVRTVKEVGRRDGSYIRFDRNAVVLLKADDNPVGTRIFGPVARELRDKQFTKIISLAPEVI
- the rplX gene encoding 50S ribosomal protein L24, with the protein product MAIAHVRKGDTVMVVAGKERGKKGKVLRVIPEKGRVVVERLNMIKKHQRPTQKVRQGGIIEREGSIHLSNVMLVDPGSDKPTRVGMKALSDGKKVRVARRSGEMLDRA
- the rplE gene encoding 50S ribosomal protein L5, producing the protein MRDRFRSTVVPAMMKERGYGNPFQVPRLEKVVINMGVGEGKENPKILDFATADLQAIAGQRPVITRAKKSIANFKLRENVPIGCKVTLRGPRMYEFLDRLVNVALPRVRDFKGVPPKGFDGRGNYNMGLKEQVIFPEIVYDKVDKVRGMDITVVTTARTDEEAKALLTHLGVPFRES